DNA from Flavobacterium aestivum:
TATAGTTAGATACGAATGAATCAAAAAGGTTTAATCTAAAGTAATAAAATAGTTGTATTCTTAATACTATCAGTAAAGAATCAGTTCAAGCCATATAAGCAAAGTGAGGAAATACAAGTCCTTTTTTATTTATGGTGAGGTACTATTTTGAGAATTCAAAATAGCCTGTCTTAAATAAGCTATTGCTTATATGTAAAAAAAATGTCTTAAAAATTAAAATTCAGAGTGTTCTTCATTTTTAATTGTAGTTGGAGCAGGAGCAGGTGTGAGGCTGTCTTTTACGACTCTTTTATAAGCTGTTGGAACAACCTTTGGTTTGATCGGATAATAGATTTCTGTTCTCCATTTTGATGGACTTTTGGTTTCTTTTTTTCCAATAGCAAATATTTCCAAATGTGAAAAAGTTGAATCTGCAATGATCTTATTTGTGGTAAAATATTCCAGAGATTTGTCCGAAGCTTTTTCTTTATAGGTATAATTACCGGTTAGAGTTGTTTTAACAGCTTCAAATGGAATCAATTTCGCAGATATAATATCACTTCCTTCGCTAGTAAAGATTTCATCTTTTATAGGAATACAAAAAGAAACTTTGGTAAGGTCATGATCTAAATCATATGTGTGATATATGATGAATGGTTTTCCGTTCAGAACAATATTATTTTGCTCGCAAAATGCTAATATTTTTGGAAAAATGACATTTGCATTTCGGGTAATGTCGGATATTTTACTGGTGAAAGATTGTCTTAAATAAAAAGTTCCTAATTTTTTTACTACTCCATCGACTTTTACATCAAAAGTATTGTTTTCAAAATTAAGTGCTTTATCTAAATTGGCTAAGCATTTATCATAAACTTTGGTCAATGAATTTTGGGTTCCTCCATTTAAAAATGAATTCACTTTTAATAGAAAATCCATTTTTCCTTTTGACTTCCAGGTTATCTTTGTGCCTCCTAAAGTGTCTTTAAAGTGCCAAGTTACATCTGAGGAAGTTCCATTAAAATCCATTTTTTGAACAATACTATCATTACCTTTTGTGTATAATGTCTGGATGTTACCGGAATTATTTATTCCGTCCCAAGATAATGTACTTCCTTTACCTGCTGTAGTCGGAGAATAAGATAATTTTATGTTTTTATCGGCTGTAATCCAAGAACTAAATTGTTCCCAGTTTTTATAATCATTAACATAATTAAAAACGGTGGCTTTTGGCGATTTTATTACTTTGCTGCTCACTACCGTAAAAATTCCTTTTTGTGTTGCGATAAATATGGTTAGTGCCACTAAGCTTAATAACAACAAAAGAAAAAGGTATTTAATGATTCTCATAATAGGTAAGATTGTTTCTGTTGTAAAGTTAGAAATTTTATTAATATTCTAAAGTAACTGTACTTAAAATATCATTTTCTAAGGGCTGAAAAGTGTTTTTAGAAACCAAAATTATAAGGAAGATGATTTTTGAATTCATTTATTGGTATTTTACATTTTCTAAATTGTGTTTTTATTGTTTATCTGGTTCAAATATTTATATGATATTTTAAGAATGCTTATATTTGCTAAGGATCTATTAAAAATCTATTTGTTTAACATCTAAAAAATATGAATAATGAAACTACTTAAAAATACGGGTCTTTTTATAGCGATTACGGTTTCTGTTGTTTGTAATGCTCAAAATGTGAAAACCGCAACAGTAAAGCCCACACAGAATGCTCCATTTGATTATGTGGTAGAACAATTCTCGGATATAAAGGTTTTACGTTACCAAATTTCGGGTTGGGAAAATCTTACCTTAAAAGAACAGAAATTAGTATACTATCTTACGCAAGCAGGTACATCTGGTCGTGATATTATGTGGGATCAAAATTATAAATACAATCTAAAAATCAGAAAAGCGTTAGAGAATATTTATCAAAATTATAAAGGAGCCAGAAATACTGCTGACTGGAAGGATTTTGAAGTGTATTTGAAAAGAGTTTGGTTTTCAAACGGGATTCATCATCATTATTCAAATGATAAAATTAAGCCGGGTTTTTCATTAGCTTATTTTAATACTTTATTGATAGACTCGAAAACGACATTGTCTCCTAAAATTGCAGAAATTCTGTTTAATGATGTAGATTCGAAAAAAGTAAATCTTGATTCCTCAAAAGGATTATTGGAAGGTTCAGCCATTAACTTTTATGAAAATGGGATTACCCAAAAGGATGTTGAAGCATTTTATGCTAAAAAGACAAGTCCAGATCCAAAGAAGCCATATTCTTTTGGTTTGAATTCGAAATTAGTTCGTAATTCAAATGGAGAATTAGAAGAGAAAGTATGGAAAAGTAAAGGGATGTATGGTGCAGCAATCGATAAAATGATTTATTGGTTAGAGAAAGCACAAACAGTTGCTGAGAACAAGAAGCAAGCCGATGCTATTGCATTATTAATTAGTTTTTATAAAACGGGGGATCTTAAAACTTGGGATGATTACAATATTGCTTGGTTGCATGCAACAGAAGGAAATATTGATTACATCAACGGATTTATTGAAGTGTACAATGACCCATTAGGATACAGAGGATCTTATGAAGGGATTGTTCAGATAAAAGACTTTGATATGTCTAAAAAAATGGAAGTAGTGTCTAAAAACGCACAATGGTTTGAAGACAATTCTCCGTTATTGCCGGAACATAAAAAGAAAAATGTAGTTGGAGTATCCTATAAAACGGTTATAGTTGCTGGTGAATCTGGAGATGCATCTCCGAGTACACCAATTGGGGTTAATCTTCCAAATGCCGATTGGATTCGTGCAGACCATGGATCTAAATCAGTTTCTTTAGGTAATATTATTGATGCATATTCTAAATCTGGAGGAAAAGGAAGGTTGAAAGAATTCGCAAATGATGAAGAAGAAATAAAATTAGCAGAAAAATATGCTGAGCTAGGGGGTAAGTTACATACTTCTTTGCATGAAGTTGTAGGTCACGCTTCGGGTCAAATAAATCCGGGTGTAGGTACACCAAAAGAAACATTGAAAAATTATGCTTCGACACTAGAAGAAGGAAGAGCTGATTTAGTAGGATTGTACTATTTATACAATCCAAAAATTCAAGAGCTCGGATTAGTAGATAATTGGAAAGATTTAGGAATGCAATGTTATGATGGTTATATCAGAAATGGGTTAATGATGCAGTTGGTTCGTTTAGAATTAGGCGCTAATATTGAAGAAGCTCATATGAGAAACCGTCAGTGGGTGAGTGCTTGGGCATATGAAAAAGGAAAGAAAGACAATGTGATCGAAAAGATTACTCGTAATGGAAAAACGTATTTCAATATTACCGATTATGATAAACTACATGAGTTATTTGGTCAATTGTTGAGAGAAGTACAACGTATAAAATCAGAAGGCGATTATGAAGCTGGAAAAGCACTAGTTGAAAATTACGGTGTAAAAGTAGATCAAAAACTACACGCTGAAGTTTTGGAGCGCAATAAGCAATTTCCTGATGCGCCTTATAGTGGTTTTGTAAATCCGGTTTTGGTTCCTAAATTAAATGCTAAAGGAGAAATTATCTCAATAGCGGTAGAACAACCTAAAACATTTGCTGAACAAATGTTGAATTATTCTAAAAACTTTGGTTTTTTACCTTCAGAAAACTAAAAGTTGAAATGTTATAAAATAAAAAAACGCCCACTTCACAGTGGGCGTTTTTTTATTTTTTGAATATTAATGTTTGAAATAAATTTTTATCACAAATAAGAGTCCAATAAAAACAAGAAACCCTATTAGAATTTTATAATTTCCTTTATAGAAAATTTTATGCAGATTGGCATCTTTTCGATAAGCAATTACCATTGTAATAACGAAGGCTATAAAAAAACAAACCGCGAATATTAATTGACCCTGACTAAACATGTTTAAATAATTTTTGGCAAATTTAGTCAATAGTTTAGAAATAGTTGTTAATTTTCCATTTCAAATCAATAATTAGAAAGTATGCAAAAACAAATCAACGCTGTTAAGGAATTTCATACAGCATTTAGGATAGGGCATAGTGAAACTCCAATTGCCGACTTGGGTGAAAGTAAAAATATGCTTCGTTATAATTTGATGAAGGAAGAGAATGAAGAGTATCTTGAAGCTGTTCAAAATAATGATTTAATAGAAATTGCTGATGCTCTTGGTGATATGATGTATATTCTTTGTGGGACAATTATAGAACACGGATTGCAACATAAAATCGAAGAAGTTTTTGATGAAATACAACGTAGCAATATGAGTAAATTAGGAGAAGATGGAAATCCTATTTATCGCGAAGATGGTAAGGTAATGAAAGGTCCTAATTATTTTAAGCCCGATTTTTCAAAACTTATTTAGGTACAAAACCAAAAGAAAAAAGCGAATTTCAATATTGAAATTCGCTTTTTTTATTCGTATAGATTCTAAAATCTAAAATCAGAAATCTAAAATTTATATCTTAACAGTCCAGCCAAATGTGTCTTCAGCTAGTTTGTGTTGAATATTAGTTAATTTTTCTTTAAGTAAAGATGCGTATGAGTTCTCAAGTTTAGGCAATTCATAATATACATCTTTGTATGAGTAACCAA
Protein-coding regions in this window:
- a CDS encoding SRPBCC family protein is translated as MRIIKYLFLLLLLSLVALTIFIATQKGIFTVVSSKVIKSPKATVFNYVNDYKNWEQFSSWITADKNIKLSYSPTTAGKGSTLSWDGINNSGNIQTLYTKGNDSIVQKMDFNGTSSDVTWHFKDTLGGTKITWKSKGKMDFLLKVNSFLNGGTQNSLTKVYDKCLANLDKALNFENNTFDVKVDGVVKKLGTFYLRQSFTSKISDITRNANVIFPKILAFCEQNNIVLNGKPFIIYHTYDLDHDLTKVSFCIPIKDEIFTSEGSDIISAKLIPFEAVKTTLTGNYTYKEKASDKSLEYFTTNKIIADSTFSHLEIFAIGKKETKSPSKWRTEIYYPIKPKVVPTAYKRVVKDSLTPAPAPTTIKNEEHSEF
- a CDS encoding dipeptidyl-peptidase 3 family protein, which translates into the protein MKLLKNTGLFIAITVSVVCNAQNVKTATVKPTQNAPFDYVVEQFSDIKVLRYQISGWENLTLKEQKLVYYLTQAGTSGRDIMWDQNYKYNLKIRKALENIYQNYKGARNTADWKDFEVYLKRVWFSNGIHHHYSNDKIKPGFSLAYFNTLLIDSKTTLSPKIAEILFNDVDSKKVNLDSSKGLLEGSAINFYENGITQKDVEAFYAKKTSPDPKKPYSFGLNSKLVRNSNGELEEKVWKSKGMYGAAIDKMIYWLEKAQTVAENKKQADAIALLISFYKTGDLKTWDDYNIAWLHATEGNIDYINGFIEVYNDPLGYRGSYEGIVQIKDFDMSKKMEVVSKNAQWFEDNSPLLPEHKKKNVVGVSYKTVIVAGESGDASPSTPIGVNLPNADWIRADHGSKSVSLGNIIDAYSKSGGKGRLKEFANDEEEIKLAEKYAELGGKLHTSLHEVVGHASGQINPGVGTPKETLKNYASTLEEGRADLVGLYYLYNPKIQELGLVDNWKDLGMQCYDGYIRNGLMMQLVRLELGANIEEAHMRNRQWVSAWAYEKGKKDNVIEKITRNGKTYFNITDYDKLHELFGQLLREVQRIKSEGDYEAGKALVENYGVKVDQKLHAEVLERNKQFPDAPYSGFVNPVLVPKLNAKGEIISIAVEQPKTFAEQMLNYSKNFGFLPSEN
- a CDS encoding nucleoside triphosphate pyrophosphohydrolase family protein, producing the protein MQKQINAVKEFHTAFRIGHSETPIADLGESKNMLRYNLMKEENEEYLEAVQNNDLIEIADALGDMMYILCGTIIEHGLQHKIEEVFDEIQRSNMSKLGEDGNPIYREDGKVMKGPNYFKPDFSKLI